Proteins encoded together in one Salmo trutta chromosome 3, fSalTru1.1, whole genome shotgun sequence window:
- the LOC115174023 gene encoding E3 ubiquitin-protein ligase BRE1A isoform X3: protein MSAQKRLCDSSIPSSSSSAPPEKRREREGGEDGGPGVSSTAGGSTAVETVIKLGGVSNSEEQDVKALQVKNRKLGESLDQRQVIEDELRERIERLETRQATDDASLLILNRYWNQFDDNVCLIGRRYDESGSESVETPAGEGRSLKPDTPEPDGDSNQERAKDRGHQGETTTSFLATLASSSSEEMEAELQERVESSQKQANRVVEIYDSLKTTVEQLKKDQDSGAEGSVWQVAAQLNTLLSSENDRLRQLTEDLQQKHSHMTSESRSLGTAVARADTRVSELQGLIEELQWDMEKIRRRENRLNTHLGEILERVNSKGYKVCGEASSVCGTITINKRKFEEMNSELEENRELAENRLSELQRRQQDLQTFNQENNNMKVELLSRAEGVVRESSEYRCLQSQFSVLYNESVGLKSQLDETRTRLNTTRTARLRQLEHMENDEVSLQRKVRTEVFQLEDTLAQVRKEYEMLRIEFEQTLAANEQAGPINREMRHLISTLQTHNQHMKGEVVKYKLTLREAQADLSQARTTKGSAILQSQSSTELDLKEETTSPQTPAASADVTIKMESDNGSATPTSTITSVKTEPGTETEGEIKEEEKEKEVKKEKEKERERERERPTRGGGGTEEKEKAGTSNQLEEVAPERPFVIGGPKRKEVEQLKIVRAELKKAQESQREMKLLLDMYRSAPKEQRDKVQLMAAEKKAKSEAEELKQRLRDLEERERREGKKMADEEALRKIRSVEEQINILNKKLSLAKQEEDALLSEMDVTGQAFEDMQEQNIRLMQQLREKDDANFKLMSERIKSNQIHKLLKEEKEELADQLLTLKTQVDAQLQVVRKLEEKERLLQGTIGTAERELALRTQALDMNKRKTQESTVLSEEVRSQLDQVQQRLGTVREEVIENSISKEKQSFNARRAQEDISKLRRKIEKAKKPAETVRNGDDILNEEINDYKARLTCPCCNSRVKDAVLTKCFHVFCFECVKTRYDTRQRKCPKCNAAFGANDFHRIYIE from the exons ATGTCGGCACAGAAGCGTCTGTGTGACTCCAGCatcccctcttcttcctccagtGCTCCTCCCGAGAAacggagggagcgagagggaggagaggatgggggtcCAGGGGTCAGCTCTACTGCAGGAGGGAGCACTGCTGTGGAAACAGTCATCAAACTTGGAGGGGTGTCCAACTCG GAAGAACAAGATGTCAAAGCTCTCCAGGTGAAGAACAGGAAGTTGGGAGAATCTCTCGATCAGAGACAG GTGATTGAGGACGAGCTGAGAGAGAGAATCGAGAGACTGGAGACTCGTCAAGCTACTGATGACGCAAGCCTACTGATCCTGAACAGATACTGGAATCAG TTTGACGACAATGTGTGCCTGATTGGAAGGCGCTACGATGAGTCAGGGAGCGAGTCTGTGGAAACCCCGGCTGGAGAGGGGCGGAGCCTGAAGCCTGACACCCCAGAACCCGACGGCGACTCCAACCAGGAGAGAGCCAAAGACAGAG GCCACCAGGGGGAGACGACCACATCCTTCCTGGCCACGCTGGCCAGCAGCAGCAGCGAGGAGATGGAGGCAGAGCTGCAAGAGAGGGTAGAGTCCAGCCAGAAGCAGGCCAACCGCGTGGTGGAGATCTACGACAGCCTGAAGACCACCGTGGAGCAGCTAAAGAAGGACCAGGACTCTGGAGCAg AGGGCTCCGTGTGGCAGGTCGCCGCCCAGCTCAACACCCTCCTGTCCAGTGAGAATGACCGGCTGCGTCAGCTGACTGAGGACCTTCAGCAGAAGCACAGTCACATGACTAGCGAG TCTCGTTCTCTGGGCACGGCAGTGGCGAGGGCAGACACGCGGGTCAGTGAGCTGCAGGGCCTCATCGAGGAGCTCCAGTGGGACATGGAGAAGATCCGACGTAGAGAGAACCGCCTCAACACACACCTGGGGGAAATCCTGGAGAGG GTGAACAGTAAAGGCTACAAGGTGTGTGGGGAGGCCAGCAGTGTGTGTGGAACCATTACCATCAACAAGAGAAAG TTTGAGGAGATGAACAGTGAGTTGGAGGAGAACAGGGAGCTGGCGGAGAACCGTCTGAGCGAGCTGCAGCGGCGGCAGCAGGACCTGCAGACGTTTAACCAGGAGAACAACAACATGAAG gTGGAGTTGTTGAGTCGTGCTGAGGGGGTGGTGAGAGAGAGCTCAGAGTATCGCTGTCTCCAGTCCCAGTTCTCTGTCCTCTACAACGAGTCTGTGGGCCTCAAGTCTCAGCTGGACGAGACGCGCACACGCCTCAACACCACCAGGACGGCACGCCTCCGACAGCTAGAACACATGGAG AATGACGAGGTGTCTCTCCAGAGGAAGGTGCGTACTGAGGTGTTCCAGCTAGAGGACACTCTGGCCCAGGTCAGGAAGGAGTATGAGATGCTCCGGATCGAATTTGAACAGACCCTCGCTGCCAACGAACAAGCAG gTCCTATCAACAGGGAGATGCGTCACCTGATCAGCACCCTGCAGACACACAACCAGCATATGAAGGGAGAGGTTGTGAAATACAAACTGACACTCAGAGAGGCACAGGCTGACCTCAGCCag GCTCGTACTACGAAGGGCAGTGCTATCCTTCAATCACAATCCAGTACGGAGCTGGACCTGAAGGAAGAGACCACCTCCCCCCAGACACCCGCTGCCTCTGCTGATGTCACCATCAAGATGGAGTCTGACAATGGTTCAGCCACGCCCACCAGCACCA ttacCTCAGTGAAGACAGAGCCtgggacagaaacagagggagaaatcaaagaggaggagaaagaaaaagaggtgaagaaagagaaggaaaaggaacgagagagggagagagagaggccaaccCGTGGAGGGGGTGGGACcgaggagaaggagaaggctGGGACCAGCAACCAATTGGAGGAGGTTGCTCCGGAGCGCCCGTTTGTGATTGGAGGACCGAAGAGGAAGGAGGTGGAGCAACTGAAAATTGTCCGGGCGGAGCTAAA GAAAGCCCAGGAGTCTCAGAGGGAGATGAAGCTACTGCTAGATATGTACCGCTCCGCGCCCAAAGAGCAGAGGGACAAAGTCCAGCTCATGGCCGCTGAGAAGAAGGCCAAGTCAGAG GCAGAAGAGCTGAAGCAGCGTCTAAGGgatctggaggagagggagaggagggaggggaagaagaTGGCCGATGAGGAGGCACTCCGGAAGATCCGCTCTGTCGAGGAACAAATCAACATCCTCAACAAGAAGCTCTCCCTGGCCAAGCAG GAGGAGGATGCGTTGCTGAGTGAGATGGATGTGACGGGCCAGGCCTTTGAGGACATGCAGGAGCAGAACATCCGGCTGATGCAGCAGCTCAGGGAGAAGGACGACGCCAACTTCAAACTGATGTCGGAGCGCATCAAGTCCAACCAGATCCACAAGCTGCtcaaggaagagaaggaggagctCGCCGACCAGCTGCTCACGCTCAAAACGCAG GTGGATGCCCAGCTGCAGGTGGTGAGGAAGCTGGAGGAGAAGGAGCGCCTCCTCCAGGGCACCATCggtactgcagagagagagctgGCTCTGAGGACACAAGCTCTGGACATGAACAAACGCAAG ACCCAGGAGTCAACGGTGCTGTCGGAGGAGGTGCGTAGTCAGCTGGACCAGGTGCAGCAGAGACTGGGCACCGTCAGAGAGGAGGTCATTGAGAACAGCATCTCCAAAGAGAAGCAGTCCTTCAATGCACGCCGCGCACAG GAGGACATCTCCAAACTGCGGAGGAAGATCGAGAAGGCCAAGAAACCTGCCGAGACCGTCCGCAACGGCGATGACATCCTCAATGAGGAAATCAACGATTACAAG
- the LOC115174023 gene encoding E3 ubiquitin-protein ligase BRE1A isoform X1, which translates to MSAQKRLCDSSIPSSSSSAPPEKRREREGGEDGGPGVSSTAGGSTAVETVIKLGGVSNSEEQDVKALQVKNRKLGESLDQRQVIEDELRERIERLETRQATDDASLLILNRYWNQFDDNVCLIGRRYDESGSESVETPAGEGRSLKPDTPEPDGDSNQERAKDRGHQGETTTSFLATLASSSSEEMEAELQERVESSQKQANRVVEIYDSLKTTVEQLKKDQDSGAEGSVWQVAAQLNTLLSSENDRLRQLTEDLQQKHSHMTSESRSLGTAVARADTRVSELQGLIEELQWDMEKIRRRENRLNTHLGEILERVNSKGYKVCGEASSVCGTITINKRKFEEMNSELEENRELAENRLSELQRRQQDLQTFNQENNNMKVSLQSLTQGLGRQNPMALSPNPAIGLAEVPHPYSAIQTSQMKVELLSRAEGVVRESSEYRCLQSQFSVLYNESVGLKSQLDETRTRLNTTRTARLRQLEHMENDEVSLQRKVRTEVFQLEDTLAQVRKEYEMLRIEFEQTLAANEQAGPINREMRHLISTLQTHNQHMKGEVVKYKLTLREAQADLSQARTTKGSAILQSQSSTELDLKEETTSPQTPAASADVTIKMESDNGSATPTSTITSVKTEPGTETEGEIKEEEKEKEVKKEKEKERERERERPTRGGGGTEEKEKAGTSNQLEEVAPERPFVIGGPKRKEVEQLKIVRAELKKAQESQREMKLLLDMYRSAPKEQRDKVQLMAAEKKAKSEAEELKQRLRDLEERERREGKKMADEEALRKIRSVEEQINILNKKLSLAKQEEDALLSEMDVTGQAFEDMQEQNIRLMQQLREKDDANFKLMSERIKSNQIHKLLKEEKEELADQLLTLKTQVDAQLQVVRKLEEKERLLQGTIGTAERELALRTQALDMNKRKTQESTVLSEEVRSQLDQVQQRLGTVREEVIENSISKEKQSFNARRAQEDISKLRRKIEKAKKPAETVRNGDDILNEEINDYKARLTCPCCNSRVKDAVLTKCFHVFCFECVKTRYDTRQRKCPKCNAAFGANDFHRIYIE; encoded by the exons ATGTCGGCACAGAAGCGTCTGTGTGACTCCAGCatcccctcttcttcctccagtGCTCCTCCCGAGAAacggagggagcgagagggaggagaggatgggggtcCAGGGGTCAGCTCTACTGCAGGAGGGAGCACTGCTGTGGAAACAGTCATCAAACTTGGAGGGGTGTCCAACTCG GAAGAACAAGATGTCAAAGCTCTCCAGGTGAAGAACAGGAAGTTGGGAGAATCTCTCGATCAGAGACAG GTGATTGAGGACGAGCTGAGAGAGAGAATCGAGAGACTGGAGACTCGTCAAGCTACTGATGACGCAAGCCTACTGATCCTGAACAGATACTGGAATCAG TTTGACGACAATGTGTGCCTGATTGGAAGGCGCTACGATGAGTCAGGGAGCGAGTCTGTGGAAACCCCGGCTGGAGAGGGGCGGAGCCTGAAGCCTGACACCCCAGAACCCGACGGCGACTCCAACCAGGAGAGAGCCAAAGACAGAG GCCACCAGGGGGAGACGACCACATCCTTCCTGGCCACGCTGGCCAGCAGCAGCAGCGAGGAGATGGAGGCAGAGCTGCAAGAGAGGGTAGAGTCCAGCCAGAAGCAGGCCAACCGCGTGGTGGAGATCTACGACAGCCTGAAGACCACCGTGGAGCAGCTAAAGAAGGACCAGGACTCTGGAGCAg AGGGCTCCGTGTGGCAGGTCGCCGCCCAGCTCAACACCCTCCTGTCCAGTGAGAATGACCGGCTGCGTCAGCTGACTGAGGACCTTCAGCAGAAGCACAGTCACATGACTAGCGAG TCTCGTTCTCTGGGCACGGCAGTGGCGAGGGCAGACACGCGGGTCAGTGAGCTGCAGGGCCTCATCGAGGAGCTCCAGTGGGACATGGAGAAGATCCGACGTAGAGAGAACCGCCTCAACACACACCTGGGGGAAATCCTGGAGAGG GTGAACAGTAAAGGCTACAAGGTGTGTGGGGAGGCCAGCAGTGTGTGTGGAACCATTACCATCAACAAGAGAAAG TTTGAGGAGATGAACAGTGAGTTGGAGGAGAACAGGGAGCTGGCGGAGAACCGTCTGAGCGAGCTGCAGCGGCGGCAGCAGGACCTGCAGACGTTTAACCAGGAGAACAACAACATGAAGGTGAGCCTGCAGAGCCTGACCCAGGGCCTGGGCCGCCAGAATCCTATGGCTCTCTCCCCCAACCCAGCCATTGGATTAGCTGAGGTCCCACATCCTTATTCTGCCATCCAAACCAGTCAAATGAAG gTGGAGTTGTTGAGTCGTGCTGAGGGGGTGGTGAGAGAGAGCTCAGAGTATCGCTGTCTCCAGTCCCAGTTCTCTGTCCTCTACAACGAGTCTGTGGGCCTCAAGTCTCAGCTGGACGAGACGCGCACACGCCTCAACACCACCAGGACGGCACGCCTCCGACAGCTAGAACACATGGAG AATGACGAGGTGTCTCTCCAGAGGAAGGTGCGTACTGAGGTGTTCCAGCTAGAGGACACTCTGGCCCAGGTCAGGAAGGAGTATGAGATGCTCCGGATCGAATTTGAACAGACCCTCGCTGCCAACGAACAAGCAG gTCCTATCAACAGGGAGATGCGTCACCTGATCAGCACCCTGCAGACACACAACCAGCATATGAAGGGAGAGGTTGTGAAATACAAACTGACACTCAGAGAGGCACAGGCTGACCTCAGCCag GCTCGTACTACGAAGGGCAGTGCTATCCTTCAATCACAATCCAGTACGGAGCTGGACCTGAAGGAAGAGACCACCTCCCCCCAGACACCCGCTGCCTCTGCTGATGTCACCATCAAGATGGAGTCTGACAATGGTTCAGCCACGCCCACCAGCACCA ttacCTCAGTGAAGACAGAGCCtgggacagaaacagagggagaaatcaaagaggaggagaaagaaaaagaggtgaagaaagagaaggaaaaggaacgagagagggagagagagaggccaaccCGTGGAGGGGGTGGGACcgaggagaaggagaaggctGGGACCAGCAACCAATTGGAGGAGGTTGCTCCGGAGCGCCCGTTTGTGATTGGAGGACCGAAGAGGAAGGAGGTGGAGCAACTGAAAATTGTCCGGGCGGAGCTAAA GAAAGCCCAGGAGTCTCAGAGGGAGATGAAGCTACTGCTAGATATGTACCGCTCCGCGCCCAAAGAGCAGAGGGACAAAGTCCAGCTCATGGCCGCTGAGAAGAAGGCCAAGTCAGAG GCAGAAGAGCTGAAGCAGCGTCTAAGGgatctggaggagagggagaggagggaggggaagaagaTGGCCGATGAGGAGGCACTCCGGAAGATCCGCTCTGTCGAGGAACAAATCAACATCCTCAACAAGAAGCTCTCCCTGGCCAAGCAG GAGGAGGATGCGTTGCTGAGTGAGATGGATGTGACGGGCCAGGCCTTTGAGGACATGCAGGAGCAGAACATCCGGCTGATGCAGCAGCTCAGGGAGAAGGACGACGCCAACTTCAAACTGATGTCGGAGCGCATCAAGTCCAACCAGATCCACAAGCTGCtcaaggaagagaaggaggagctCGCCGACCAGCTGCTCACGCTCAAAACGCAG GTGGATGCCCAGCTGCAGGTGGTGAGGAAGCTGGAGGAGAAGGAGCGCCTCCTCCAGGGCACCATCggtactgcagagagagagctgGCTCTGAGGACACAAGCTCTGGACATGAACAAACGCAAG ACCCAGGAGTCAACGGTGCTGTCGGAGGAGGTGCGTAGTCAGCTGGACCAGGTGCAGCAGAGACTGGGCACCGTCAGAGAGGAGGTCATTGAGAACAGCATCTCCAAAGAGAAGCAGTCCTTCAATGCACGCCGCGCACAG GAGGACATCTCCAAACTGCGGAGGAAGATCGAGAAGGCCAAGAAACCTGCCGAGACCGTCCGCAACGGCGATGACATCCTCAATGAGGAAATCAACGATTACAAG
- the LOC115174023 gene encoding E3 ubiquitin-protein ligase BRE1A isoform X2: MSAQKRLCDSSIPSSSSSAPPEKRREREGGEDGGPGVSSTAGGSTAVETVIKLGGVSNSEEQDVKALQVKNRKLGESLDQRQVIEDELRERIERLETRQATDDASLLILNRYWNQFDDNVCLIGRRYDESGSESVETPAGEGRSLKPDTPEPDGDSNQERAKDRGHQGETTTSFLATLASSSSEEMEAELQERVESSQKQANRVVEIYDSLKTTVEQLKKDQDSGAEGSVWQVAAQLNTLLSSENDRLRQLTEDLQQKHSHMTSESRSLGTAVARADTRVSELQGLIEELQWDMEKIRRRENRLNTHLGEILERVNSKGYKVCGEASSVCGTITINKRKFEEMNSELEENRELAENRLSELQRRQQDLQTFNQENNNMKVSLQSLTQGLGRQNPMALSPNPAIGLAEVPHPYSAIQTSQMKVELLSRAEGVVRESSEYRCLQSQFSVLYNESVGLKSQLDETRTRLNTTRTARLRQLEHMENDEVSLQRKVRTEVFQLEDTLAQVRKEYEMLRIEFEQTLAANEQAGPINREMRHLISTLQTHNQHMKGEVVKYKLTLREAQADLSQARTTKGSAILQSQSSTELDLKEETTSPQTPAASADVTIKMESDNGSATPTSTITSVKTEPGTETEGEIKEEEKEKEVKKEKEKERERERERPTRGGGGTEEKEKAGTSNQLEEVAPERPFVIGGPKRKEVEQLKIVRAELKKAQESQREMKLLLDMYRSAPKEQRDKVQLMAAEKKAKSEAEELKQRLRDLEERERREGKKMADEEALRKIRSVEEQINILNKKLSLAKQEDALLSEMDVTGQAFEDMQEQNIRLMQQLREKDDANFKLMSERIKSNQIHKLLKEEKEELADQLLTLKTQVDAQLQVVRKLEEKERLLQGTIGTAERELALRTQALDMNKRKTQESTVLSEEVRSQLDQVQQRLGTVREEVIENSISKEKQSFNARRAQEDISKLRRKIEKAKKPAETVRNGDDILNEEINDYKARLTCPCCNSRVKDAVLTKCFHVFCFECVKTRYDTRQRKCPKCNAAFGANDFHRIYIE, translated from the exons ATGTCGGCACAGAAGCGTCTGTGTGACTCCAGCatcccctcttcttcctccagtGCTCCTCCCGAGAAacggagggagcgagagggaggagaggatgggggtcCAGGGGTCAGCTCTACTGCAGGAGGGAGCACTGCTGTGGAAACAGTCATCAAACTTGGAGGGGTGTCCAACTCG GAAGAACAAGATGTCAAAGCTCTCCAGGTGAAGAACAGGAAGTTGGGAGAATCTCTCGATCAGAGACAG GTGATTGAGGACGAGCTGAGAGAGAGAATCGAGAGACTGGAGACTCGTCAAGCTACTGATGACGCAAGCCTACTGATCCTGAACAGATACTGGAATCAG TTTGACGACAATGTGTGCCTGATTGGAAGGCGCTACGATGAGTCAGGGAGCGAGTCTGTGGAAACCCCGGCTGGAGAGGGGCGGAGCCTGAAGCCTGACACCCCAGAACCCGACGGCGACTCCAACCAGGAGAGAGCCAAAGACAGAG GCCACCAGGGGGAGACGACCACATCCTTCCTGGCCACGCTGGCCAGCAGCAGCAGCGAGGAGATGGAGGCAGAGCTGCAAGAGAGGGTAGAGTCCAGCCAGAAGCAGGCCAACCGCGTGGTGGAGATCTACGACAGCCTGAAGACCACCGTGGAGCAGCTAAAGAAGGACCAGGACTCTGGAGCAg AGGGCTCCGTGTGGCAGGTCGCCGCCCAGCTCAACACCCTCCTGTCCAGTGAGAATGACCGGCTGCGTCAGCTGACTGAGGACCTTCAGCAGAAGCACAGTCACATGACTAGCGAG TCTCGTTCTCTGGGCACGGCAGTGGCGAGGGCAGACACGCGGGTCAGTGAGCTGCAGGGCCTCATCGAGGAGCTCCAGTGGGACATGGAGAAGATCCGACGTAGAGAGAACCGCCTCAACACACACCTGGGGGAAATCCTGGAGAGG GTGAACAGTAAAGGCTACAAGGTGTGTGGGGAGGCCAGCAGTGTGTGTGGAACCATTACCATCAACAAGAGAAAG TTTGAGGAGATGAACAGTGAGTTGGAGGAGAACAGGGAGCTGGCGGAGAACCGTCTGAGCGAGCTGCAGCGGCGGCAGCAGGACCTGCAGACGTTTAACCAGGAGAACAACAACATGAAGGTGAGCCTGCAGAGCCTGACCCAGGGCCTGGGCCGCCAGAATCCTATGGCTCTCTCCCCCAACCCAGCCATTGGATTAGCTGAGGTCCCACATCCTTATTCTGCCATCCAAACCAGTCAAATGAAG gTGGAGTTGTTGAGTCGTGCTGAGGGGGTGGTGAGAGAGAGCTCAGAGTATCGCTGTCTCCAGTCCCAGTTCTCTGTCCTCTACAACGAGTCTGTGGGCCTCAAGTCTCAGCTGGACGAGACGCGCACACGCCTCAACACCACCAGGACGGCACGCCTCCGACAGCTAGAACACATGGAG AATGACGAGGTGTCTCTCCAGAGGAAGGTGCGTACTGAGGTGTTCCAGCTAGAGGACACTCTGGCCCAGGTCAGGAAGGAGTATGAGATGCTCCGGATCGAATTTGAACAGACCCTCGCTGCCAACGAACAAGCAG gTCCTATCAACAGGGAGATGCGTCACCTGATCAGCACCCTGCAGACACACAACCAGCATATGAAGGGAGAGGTTGTGAAATACAAACTGACACTCAGAGAGGCACAGGCTGACCTCAGCCag GCTCGTACTACGAAGGGCAGTGCTATCCTTCAATCACAATCCAGTACGGAGCTGGACCTGAAGGAAGAGACCACCTCCCCCCAGACACCCGCTGCCTCTGCTGATGTCACCATCAAGATGGAGTCTGACAATGGTTCAGCCACGCCCACCAGCACCA ttacCTCAGTGAAGACAGAGCCtgggacagaaacagagggagaaatcaaagaggaggagaaagaaaaagaggtgaagaaagagaaggaaaaggaacgagagagggagagagagaggccaaccCGTGGAGGGGGTGGGACcgaggagaaggagaaggctGGGACCAGCAACCAATTGGAGGAGGTTGCTCCGGAGCGCCCGTTTGTGATTGGAGGACCGAAGAGGAAGGAGGTGGAGCAACTGAAAATTGTCCGGGCGGAGCTAAA GAAAGCCCAGGAGTCTCAGAGGGAGATGAAGCTACTGCTAGATATGTACCGCTCCGCGCCCAAAGAGCAGAGGGACAAAGTCCAGCTCATGGCCGCTGAGAAGAAGGCCAAGTCAGAG GCAGAAGAGCTGAAGCAGCGTCTAAGGgatctggaggagagggagaggagggaggggaagaagaTGGCCGATGAGGAGGCACTCCGGAAGATCCGCTCTGTCGAGGAACAAATCAACATCCTCAACAAGAAGCTCTCCCTGGCCAAGCAG GAGGATGCGTTGCTGAGTGAGATGGATGTGACGGGCCAGGCCTTTGAGGACATGCAGGAGCAGAACATCCGGCTGATGCAGCAGCTCAGGGAGAAGGACGACGCCAACTTCAAACTGATGTCGGAGCGCATCAAGTCCAACCAGATCCACAAGCTGCtcaaggaagagaaggaggagctCGCCGACCAGCTGCTCACGCTCAAAACGCAG GTGGATGCCCAGCTGCAGGTGGTGAGGAAGCTGGAGGAGAAGGAGCGCCTCCTCCAGGGCACCATCggtactgcagagagagagctgGCTCTGAGGACACAAGCTCTGGACATGAACAAACGCAAG ACCCAGGAGTCAACGGTGCTGTCGGAGGAGGTGCGTAGTCAGCTGGACCAGGTGCAGCAGAGACTGGGCACCGTCAGAGAGGAGGTCATTGAGAACAGCATCTCCAAAGAGAAGCAGTCCTTCAATGCACGCCGCGCACAG GAGGACATCTCCAAACTGCGGAGGAAGATCGAGAAGGCCAAGAAACCTGCCGAGACCGTCCGCAACGGCGATGACATCCTCAATGAGGAAATCAACGATTACAAG